In Heyndrickxia vini, the sequence AGCACTTATTATTATTGGGTAAAACAAATGGATCGACCGGATAAATATAAGGAAATGAAGGAGTTAATTAAGCAGATTTTTGAAGAACATCAGGGACGTTATGGTTACCGTCGAATTACATTAGAATTACGTAATAAAGGGTATACAATTAATCATAAAACGGTCCGCCGTTTAATGATTGAGCTGGGTTTAAAGTGTCTCGTACGAATGAAAAATATCGGTCATACCGAGGACAAGTGGGCAAAACTGCACCTAATATATTAGAACGAGATTTCCATGCATCTAAACCTAACGAAAAGTGGGTGACGGATGTGACAGAATTCCACCTACATGGGGAAAAGCTATATTTGTCGCCAATTATGGATTTATATAATGGTGAGATTATAGCTTATAATATAGAACATCGCCCTGTATTCTCACTTGTTTCAAAAATGTTGGACGAAGCCTTTGACCGATTAAATGAGGAAGACACTCCTATCCTCCATTCTGACCAAGGATGGCATTATCAGATGAATCAGTATCGATCTGCATTAAAAGAACGAGGAATCATTCAGAGTATGTCCCGTAAAGGGAACTGCTTGGATAACGCAGTCATGGAGAACTTCTTTGGCTTATTAAAGTCTGAATTGCTTTATCTAAAAGAATTTGAGAGTATGGAACATTTTAAAGTAGAGTTAGTGAATTACATTCACTACTATAACCACAAACGGATTAAGGCAAAATTAAAAGGCATGAGTCCGGTTCAATACCGAACTCATGCCCCAGTAGCTGCCTAAATCCCGTGTCTAACTTTTGGGGTTCAGATCAAATAAACCAACTTTTTTAATAATGATGTGGTTTCAGCTTTATATAAAGTATAAATAGCAGCGGGAACCACAAAAGGCCCAAAAACATTTGGATCCTTGAATAACGATTTAATTCTTTCGAATTGCAGAAAGCTTTCCGTAAATGGTGAACGAAAAAAATACGCAAATACCCCTATTAATACCGAAATAACTGCTGCTATTACATACCCATTAAAAATCGTTTCAATTACCTTGCTTTTGTATCGAAAAGATGTCCCTACGATAGACAACCAGGAAAGTACTAAATAAAAGGAAATAAAAAAATAGAAAAAAGCCACACCTTCATTTTTTGCAAAAAATGCAGATAGTAAGTTTGCAAGCAAGAAGAATAGCAGCAAAAAAAACGGTAAAATAATAATGGAATGAAAACCATAAAATGAAAAAACACAGCCTGCGAGAATAAACAAACAAAGAAACAAATCAAATGGTGAAGGTTCAATCCATACAAATGAGCTCAACGACATGATTAAAAATAGAGAAGTTAAAACCCAATCCCTTCTCTGATGGTGATTCGTCAATCATCCCACTCCTTTTCACCTCGATTCATTCGAATGTAAAGGCTTATCTTCATTTGGAAAACGAATTTTCATTACATACCAAGAAAAAAAGCCATTCGTGAGATATCCTATTGAAGTTAGAATGCTGATACAGAAAATAGCAGTAGTAGGGTTTTCAATGTAAAAAAATGAAAGAATCATAGATAAACAAATAAAGAAAAAACGAATCCCTTCACTTATCATTTGATAATTTTGAGATTCCAGTGCATAAAAATTTCCTGAAATTGGATTAACCACCATTTTCATAAAATATAAAATCGAAATAATTTGAACATACTTACCCGCTTCTTTCCATGCTTCGCCGAAAAGAAAGGGAATGATCGATGGAACAATAAGGAAGATTAGTCCAATTATGACTAAGCTTAGAATGGACATTCTTTTTACAATCATCCAGAATAATGCATTTAATTCTCTCCCCTTAGTTGAAAGCTTAGCTGATTGCGACATATATACTTGTTTGGCTGAATAACCGAGTAAAGCTTCTGGAACGGTTAAAATTTTCTCGGCTAATAAATACCACCCCGCTACTGCAGGACCATAATGCACCGCTAAAAAAACTGCTGGCATATGAGTACCTGAAACGTTAATAAGAGCAGACCAACTTGAAAGAAGTGGAAAGTTTTTATAGCGAATAAAAACCTTTTTTAGACCATTCAAGCAAAAAAGGCGTACATGAGGTTTATTTTTGAAAATAAATCTTAGTAATGTTAAAAATCCAGAAATCCTACCAATCACTTCGCCGGCCAATAATCCTAAAATACCTGTTTGGAAAATACCAAAAGTAATCTGTGATACCATTTGTCCACTATTCATATTGATCTTTGATTTAGAGATGGATAGGTAATCTTCAGTACGAATATTCCATGAATTTAATGCCTGAAACCAACCTATCCCAAAAACACTAAAAGCTAGAAGCCAGGCGTAGTGCTCCAACTCGGGGGCATCAAGCCATTCTCCAATCGGTAAAATCCATGCGGCTATAAGAACGAAGACACTCATGAAAATAACGATAATTAGCGATAACATAAGCGTATCCCAAGCTTCTTGTTCATCCTTTGGTAAGGGGACAGCTTGGTCATACATAAGGGATGCAATAACTGAAACACTATAAAGAATGGATAGATAAATCGAAAAAATACCA encodes:
- a CDS encoding lipopolysaccharide biosynthesis protein codes for the protein MKMIANLKSFISNNHFMKSISILAAGTALSQLFLLLTTPILTHLYSPEEFGIFSIYLSILYSVSVIASLMYDQAVPLPKDEQEAWDTLMLSLIIVIFMSVFVLIAAWILPIGEWLDAPELEHYAWLLAFSVFGIGWFQALNSWNIRTEDYLSISKSKINMNSGQMVSQITFGIFQTGILGLLAGEVIGRISGFLTLLRFIFKNKPHVRLFCLNGLKKVFIRYKNFPLLSSWSALINVSGTHMPAVFLAVHYGPAVAGWYLLAEKILTVPEALLGYSAKQVYMSQSAKLSTKGRELNALFWMIVKRMSILSLVIIGLIFLIVPSIIPFLFGEAWKEAGKYVQIISILYFMKMVVNPISGNFYALESQNYQMISEGIRFFFICLSMILSFFYIENPTTAIFCISILTSIGYLTNGFFSWYVMKIRFPNEDKPLHSNESR